The following are from one region of the Alicyclobacillus fastidiosus genome:
- a CDS encoding LysM peptidoglycan-binding domain-containing protein, protein MRIHRVRQGETLEQIGEQYGVTVRDLVHYNELSSQQVIVPGLALLIPGGEPLGVQAYIVKSGDTAASIAAKFGLSNELFSQWTGYETTTALTVGTRLYLPVRHPTKRSIEVNGYLLPSGTPSDAHILQELSLLTYFCSFSYQARADGSLEAPKDNVALRAARAQRIRPLMTVTNFDGTNFNSNLAHTILANASIRRRLIDNLASTCKSKGYRGVNVDFEHMQPGDRPLYNQFIAQLRDSLHAQGLSVSIAMGPKTADNPNQSWMGAFDYKTLGSEVDFLMLMTYEWGWVGGPPMTTNSLHVG, encoded by the coding sequence ATGCGCATTCATCGCGTCCGCCAAGGTGAGACGCTCGAGCAGATTGGGGAGCAGTACGGGGTTACTGTGCGAGATCTGGTGCACTACAATGAACTCTCGTCACAACAGGTCATCGTCCCCGGATTGGCACTACTGATCCCAGGGGGAGAACCGCTGGGCGTACAGGCGTATATCGTCAAAAGCGGAGACACAGCGGCTTCTATCGCCGCGAAGTTTGGCTTGTCAAATGAGCTGTTCAGCCAGTGGACGGGGTACGAAACCACAACCGCGCTTACCGTCGGTACGCGCTTATACCTACCCGTTCGTCACCCGACGAAGCGAAGCATTGAGGTGAATGGCTATTTACTCCCGTCAGGGACGCCATCCGATGCACATATTTTACAAGAGCTTTCGCTGTTGACCTATTTTTGTTCGTTTAGTTACCAGGCGCGTGCCGACGGCAGCTTAGAGGCGCCAAAGGACAACGTCGCACTGAGGGCCGCCCGCGCCCAGCGCATCCGACCGCTCATGACTGTAACGAACTTCGATGGTACGAATTTCAACTCAAACCTTGCACACACCATCCTCGCGAATGCGTCGATCCGCCGCCGCCTGATCGACAATTTGGCCAGCACCTGTAAATCCAAAGGATACCGCGGTGTAAACGTCGATTTCGAGCATATGCAGCCGGGGGATCGACCGCTGTATAACCAGTTTATCGCCCAACTTCGCGACAGCCTGCACGCGCAAGGATTGTCTGTGTCGATCGCCATGGGTCCCAAAACCGCCGACAATCCGAATCAGTCTTGGATGGGCGCATTCGATTACAAGACGCTCGGCTCTGAGGTCGACTTCCTCATGCTGATGACGTACGAGTGGGGATGGGTCGGTGGACCTCCGATGACCACCAACTCACTTCACGTTGGCTGA
- a CDS encoding Hsp20/alpha crystallin family protein: protein MAPDNTGNNPFDLLKNLGNLGDFQKFLGEDFFKNIPIPNMPRGGVFDSPQESHDEEFPSMDLYSRGNDQLIAVFEIPGLTNVSDVRLSVRSNILTVRGTITARFNHRDDTVLMSECHHGSFQRKVELPAPILADSVQAVYKSGLLIVYLTKDPAYDNPDSMVPINFE from the coding sequence TTGGCACCAGACAACACGGGTAATAACCCCTTCGATCTGTTAAAAAACCTGGGGAATTTAGGTGACTTTCAAAAATTCTTAGGCGAGGATTTTTTTAAAAATATTCCCATCCCGAACATGCCCAGAGGCGGTGTCTTCGACTCCCCACAAGAGAGTCATGACGAAGAATTTCCGAGTATGGACTTATACAGTCGCGGAAACGACCAACTGATTGCGGTTTTCGAGATTCCTGGCCTGACAAACGTATCGGACGTCAGACTTTCTGTCCGCTCCAACATTCTCACAGTGCGCGGGACAATCACAGCCCGATTTAATCATCGGGATGATACGGTCCTGATGTCTGAATGTCACCACGGCAGTTTCCAGCGCAAAGTCGAGCTTCCTGCTCCGATCCTGGCCGACAGCGTGCAAGCAGTATACAAAAGTGGTCTTTTGATTGTGTATCTAACGAAAGATCCGGCATATGACAACCCTGATAGCATGGTTCCGATCAACTTTGAGTGA
- a CDS encoding alpha/beta-type small acid-soluble spore protein, with protein sequence MASRNETLVSNASQALDQMKYEIAQEFGVQLGADTSSRQNGSVGGEITKRLVAFAEQSLSGQGRRF encoded by the coding sequence GTGGCTTCCAGAAACGAAACGTTAGTCTCGAATGCATCACAAGCGCTCGACCAAATGAAATACGAAATCGCTCAAGAGTTTGGTGTCCAACTCGGAGCGGACACGAGTTCACGTCAAAACGGTAGCGTCGGCGGAGAGATCACCAAGCGGCTCGTGGCATTTGCTGAGCAATCGCTATCCGGACAAGGCCGTCGGTTCTAA
- a CDS encoding cupin domain-containing protein, whose protein sequence is MTYLLVFLGAWVCLLLFGDRKQFRRVFPSVAVGVIMSLASDIITNQYPFWKYHDNEFLPPVVVQLLDDFGIYPCIAYLFVQHIPTSAKKWIIYTACWVAGGMGVEWVMAYQGYLTYGLGWNLGWSFAADCAIFIVLTAVYLLDVHRGQRSHLELLGDKQARACLNAPVVPLPNNHPLYHLQNHPGITLLKSVSSLDVETFITVVAPHHSCPSHAHQGHEVHYIVEGNLKFTVGSTELHLHAGDLIDFSSKCPHSCENVSAAPAAFISLLLSDSEIKELNDRHTANSIVG, encoded by the coding sequence ATGACCTATTTACTCGTTTTCTTGGGAGCGTGGGTATGTTTATTGCTGTTCGGCGACAGGAAGCAGTTTCGCCGCGTGTTCCCAAGCGTAGCGGTGGGCGTCATCATGAGTCTTGCGTCCGATATCATCACAAACCAATATCCATTTTGGAAATACCACGACAATGAGTTTCTACCGCCTGTCGTCGTTCAACTCCTCGATGATTTCGGTATCTACCCCTGTATCGCCTACCTGTTCGTCCAGCACATCCCAACGAGCGCGAAGAAGTGGATCATATATACGGCTTGTTGGGTTGCCGGGGGCATGGGTGTGGAGTGGGTCATGGCATATCAGGGCTATCTTACATACGGGCTGGGATGGAATCTGGGGTGGTCATTTGCCGCGGATTGCGCCATCTTCATTGTGCTAACCGCCGTCTACCTCCTCGATGTTCACAGAGGCCAACGGTCGCACCTCGAACTGCTCGGGGACAAACAGGCCCGTGCGTGCTTGAACGCACCGGTCGTTCCCCTTCCAAACAATCACCCTCTGTACCACCTGCAGAACCATCCAGGCATTACCCTCCTAAAGAGCGTATCCAGCCTGGATGTAGAGACCTTTATCACAGTTGTCGCACCCCACCACAGCTGCCCAAGTCACGCGCATCAAGGGCATGAAGTTCATTACATCGTCGAAGGTAACCTAAAATTTACCGTCGGTTCAACAGAGCTCCACCTACATGCGGGAGACCTGATCGACTTCTCCTCGAAATGCCCGCACTCCTGTGAAAACGTATCCGCTGCCCCTGCAGCATTTATCTCCCTGCTGTTGTCGGATTCAGAAATCAAGGAATTAAACGATCGCCATACCGCGAATAGCATCGTCGGGTAA
- a CDS encoding CrcB family protein yields the protein MNIISVLAFGFLGGISRYACGTSLMSILVVNALGAVALGLLSVLRAHLHMKIWLEVGVSSGLIGSFTTFSGLVWKVVPVTPNHAPQAFVGLAVSIGSIALCAVAIRVAHVYCRTSKLTKQADENQHHTRNHANVMSQFGTVSADTVGGSQQEP from the coding sequence ATGAACATCATATCGGTACTAGCGTTCGGATTTCTCGGTGGGATCAGTCGATACGCCTGCGGTACTTCCTTGATGAGTATACTCGTGGTGAACGCGCTCGGTGCGGTGGCACTTGGTTTGTTGTCCGTGTTGCGCGCCCATCTTCACATGAAGATCTGGCTAGAAGTAGGCGTGAGCAGTGGCTTGATTGGATCATTCACCACCTTTTCGGGTTTGGTATGGAAAGTGGTGCCGGTGACACCCAATCACGCTCCACAGGCGTTCGTCGGTTTGGCCGTATCTATCGGATCGATCGCGCTTTGTGCAGTTGCCATTCGTGTCGCACATGTGTATTGCAGGACCAGTAAGCTAACGAAACAGGCCGACGAAAATCAACATCATACTCGCAATCACGCCAATGTGATGTCCCAGTTTGGAACTGTGTCTGCGGACACTGTGGGAGGGAGCCAGCAGGAACCATAG
- a CDS encoding recombinase family protein, whose amino-acid sequence MAVCAIYARVSDDSQVKGDSIDHQIRYCQEQARRRSLEEGEPWVIPESRIYVDEGITGTSMIKRPAVQRLIQDARANEFQVVLFKGISRFARDTVDALVMLRRLSACGVRVISMEENFDSRRDSAEFIFTIHSALAQAESEKTAIRVRVGASQKARSGKWNGRAPDGYVLNPQTKRLEIDEAVASVIRDIFSLYLSGMGVRKIADLLNCSGRLTKRGHLWTQRNLSRILKNPVYMGDVVYGRREKRVAYGDASDPLARNKRAVWVDDPARLVVCQNAHPAIVSREVFEEVQRVMKKRKTTSAPTNSPHLLTKGLLRCTCGGSMTLTYNGAGTAYYRCQRRRDLGRSACDCGHVRAQDLEREVLARVREDVLDTIQYDQLVIPKEQDEGIEARVRTLEAQLEKQIDKSQLLFDQYSDGRLIPEQYERINETIQQRIRALRDTMQQLVQESESQERGLDAEQYVGQAFRQFLQVGTTNARFAREILTIFVERVDVVSSRHGHTQVKIRYRFAPPL is encoded by the coding sequence ATGGCAGTGTGCGCGATTTACGCGCGGGTATCGGATGATTCGCAGGTCAAAGGAGACTCTATCGACCACCAGATTAGGTACTGTCAGGAACAGGCCCGCAGACGCAGTCTGGAAGAAGGGGAGCCGTGGGTAATCCCCGAATCTCGAATATACGTCGATGAAGGGATCACCGGCACCAGCATGATCAAACGTCCTGCCGTGCAACGCCTGATTCAGGACGCGCGTGCGAATGAGTTTCAGGTGGTCTTGTTCAAAGGAATTTCTCGTTTCGCTCGCGATACGGTTGACGCATTGGTCATGCTTCGAAGGCTCTCTGCCTGCGGCGTGCGCGTCATTTCGATGGAGGAAAATTTTGATAGCCGCCGTGACAGCGCAGAGTTTATCTTCACAATCCATAGTGCTTTGGCTCAGGCGGAGTCGGAGAAGACGGCGATTCGCGTCCGCGTCGGGGCATCGCAAAAGGCCAGGTCCGGGAAATGGAATGGGAGGGCACCAGACGGCTATGTGCTGAACCCGCAGACAAAGCGTTTGGAGATCGACGAAGCCGTTGCCTCTGTGATACGGGATATCTTCTCGTTGTATTTAAGTGGTATGGGTGTGCGAAAGATTGCAGATCTGCTGAATTGCTCCGGGCGCCTCACCAAGCGGGGGCACCTCTGGACCCAACGCAACCTGTCGAGAATCCTGAAAAACCCGGTATATATGGGAGACGTGGTCTACGGTCGACGCGAAAAACGGGTGGCGTATGGAGACGCGTCCGATCCGCTTGCACGGAATAAACGCGCCGTCTGGGTGGATGACCCAGCTCGGTTGGTCGTGTGTCAGAATGCGCACCCAGCGATTGTGTCGCGAGAGGTGTTTGAAGAGGTTCAGCGGGTCATGAAGAAGCGGAAAACGACATCCGCTCCCACGAATTCGCCACACCTGCTCACCAAGGGTCTGCTCAGGTGCACGTGTGGAGGCAGTATGACGCTCACCTACAATGGAGCCGGAACTGCCTATTATCGCTGTCAGCGGCGGCGAGACTTGGGCAGGTCGGCCTGTGACTGCGGACACGTTCGAGCACAGGACCTCGAGCGAGAGGTGCTGGCAAGGGTTCGGGAGGATGTGCTGGATACGATCCAGTATGACCAGTTGGTTATTCCAAAGGAGCAGGACGAGGGCATCGAAGCCCGCGTGCGAACGCTTGAAGCTCAACTCGAAAAGCAAATCGACAAGTCACAGCTGTTGTTTGACCAATACAGTGACGGCCGGTTGATACCCGAACAGTATGAGCGCATCAATGAGACGATACAGCAGCGCATCCGGGCCTTGCGCGACACCATGCAGCAGCTGGTGCAGGAATCCGAGTCACAAGAACGGGGGCTCGACGCCGAGCAATACGTAGGTCAGGCGTTCCGACAGTTTTTGCAGGTGGGTACCACCAATGCTCGATTTGCCCGGGAAATCTTGACTATCTTCGTCGAACGAGTCGATGTCGTGTCGAGCCGACATGGTCACACGCAAGTGAAGATTCGCTATCGGTTCGCGCCCCCTTTGTGA
- a CDS encoding glycosyl hydrolase family 18 protein: MAVSPVDQIRAVLDYATSVIDPGKILMGVSLYGYDWPLPYVPGKTRASGLSNNDAQNLAIAEESPIQWDRVSASPHFNYTAGSTEHSVWFDDAQSAAIKLSLVDEYGLRGVSVWVLGNEFPQLWYLIGDEFTVRKF, encoded by the coding sequence ATGGCCGTGTCACCCGTTGACCAAATACGCGCAGTCCTCGACTACGCGACATCGGTGATCGATCCCGGCAAGATTCTGATGGGGGTATCACTGTACGGGTACGACTGGCCCTTGCCGTACGTGCCCGGCAAGACGCGCGCGAGCGGGCTGTCCAACAACGATGCGCAGAATCTGGCGATTGCCGAGGAGTCGCCTATTCAGTGGGACCGCGTGTCCGCATCGCCGCACTTTAACTACACGGCCGGATCGACCGAGCACAGCGTATGGTTCGACGACGCGCAGAGCGCCGCGATTAAACTATCGCTCGTCGACGAGTACGGGCTGCGCGGCGTATCCGTATGGGTGCTGGGCAACGAGTTTCCGCAACTTTGGTACCTGATTGGCGATGAGTTCACCGTGAGAAAGTTTTAA
- the tenA gene encoding thiaminase II, which yields MRFSEELRRDADPIFQSIRNHPFVQGIQQASLGRDQIVHYVQQDYLYLTTYAKVYGLGLAKCRTREEMQDFHRRIGFILNDEVHPHITLCRVAGVSYESLQVGATLAPTAQHYMSHMLLCAQTGSLGEVLATVLPCHWTYVDLATDIMARDAPTADHPFYDWIAFYAARDMQVGLADLCGWIDNYAATAGEEDKLRMRAAFMVSCQLERRFFEMAYSLEKW from the coding sequence TTGCGTTTCTCAGAAGAACTGCGTAGAGATGCAGACCCCATCTTCCAATCCATCCGCAATCACCCGTTTGTACAAGGTATTCAACAGGCTAGTTTGGGACGAGATCAGATTGTCCACTACGTCCAACAGGACTACCTCTATTTGACGACGTACGCGAAAGTCTACGGTTTGGGCCTCGCCAAATGCAGAACGCGCGAAGAGATGCAGGACTTTCACCGGCGCATCGGCTTCATCTTGAACGACGAAGTGCACCCGCACATCACGCTGTGTCGCGTTGCGGGCGTGTCGTACGAGTCGTTGCAGGTCGGGGCGACCTTGGCGCCGACGGCGCAACATTACATGTCGCACATGCTCTTGTGTGCCCAGACGGGGTCGCTTGGCGAGGTGCTGGCCACCGTCTTGCCGTGTCATTGGACGTATGTCGATCTCGCCACAGATATCATGGCGCGCGATGCTCCCACGGCAGATCACCCATTTTACGATTGGATCGCGTTTTACGCAGCTCGCGATATGCAAGTGGGACTGGCTGATTTGTGCGGGTGGATCGACAACTATGCAGCGACTGCTGGCGAAGAGGATAAGTTGCGGATGCGTGCAGCGTTCATGGTGAGTTGTCAGTTGGAGCGAAGGTTCTTTGAAATGGCGTACAGCCTAGAGAAATGGTAA
- the thiD gene encoding bifunctional hydroxymethylpyrimidine kinase/phosphomethylpyrimidine kinase: MIPDANGHVCRALTIAGSDSGGGAGIQADLKTMHQFGVYGMSVITALTAQNTMGVRGVVETDPAFVAAQLEAVFSDLGADAIKTGMLATAEIIATVADVLQAQATGPLVVDPVMVAKGGTPLIADEAVELLRSRLLPIAQVVTPNTPEASVLVGFDVDTWDGVHRAADRLLNLGTEAVVIKGGHLHMQNTFPKPWRVPHNQVVAVDTVLYRGAYTYFLTPRVESQNTHGTGCTFSAAITARLAQGVPLLEAIADAKAFIYRAIVRAANWDVGHGHGPTDHGAEVTAAQCTLEPGGAYLYDFATWTRVG; this comes from the coding sequence TTGATTCCAGACGCAAATGGACATGTGTGTCGCGCGTTGACCATAGCTGGCTCGGACAGCGGCGGGGGTGCCGGCATTCAGGCGGATTTAAAGACGATGCATCAATTCGGCGTCTACGGCATGTCTGTCATCACGGCCCTCACCGCACAAAATACCATGGGCGTGCGTGGCGTCGTGGAAACCGATCCGGCGTTTGTCGCAGCGCAATTGGAAGCTGTCTTTTCCGATTTAGGCGCGGATGCGATCAAGACCGGCATGCTCGCCACTGCCGAAATTATCGCTACGGTGGCGGACGTTCTACAGGCGCAGGCGACAGGGCCGCTCGTCGTCGATCCAGTGATGGTCGCCAAAGGCGGCACTCCGCTCATCGCGGATGAGGCCGTGGAGCTTCTTCGCAGCCGCCTGCTCCCGATCGCGCAGGTGGTCACGCCGAATACGCCGGAGGCCAGCGTGCTCGTGGGGTTCGACGTCGACACGTGGGATGGTGTGCATCGGGCGGCTGACCGCCTACTGAACTTGGGAACGGAGGCGGTGGTCATCAAGGGCGGACATCTGCACATGCAGAACACGTTCCCGAAGCCTTGGCGCGTGCCGCACAATCAGGTCGTCGCAGTCGACACTGTGCTGTACCGCGGGGCCTACACGTACTTTCTCACGCCGCGCGTCGAGAGTCAGAACACACACGGCACCGGGTGTACGTTCTCGGCCGCCATTACGGCAAGGCTCGCGCAGGGCGTCCCCCTGCTGGAGGCCATCGCCGACGCAAAGGCGTTTATCTACAGGGCGATCGTTCGGGCAGCGAATTGGGATGTCGGGCACGGGCACGGCCCGACGGACCACGGCGCGGAGGTAACGGCTGCCCAGTGCACCCTGGAACCGGGTGGCGCGTATCTGTACGACTTCGCAACATGGACACGAGTCGGCTGA
- the thiM gene encoding hydroxyethylthiazole kinase has protein sequence MKLGIWLDAVRHERPLVHNITNLVVNNIAANALLCVGASPVMAYAHEEVGEMAGIAKALSLNMGTLTPEVVTSMRIAGRAANAAGVPIVFDPVGVGATGYRTQVATDLLRAVDVSILRANAGEMSVLLGLAGQVKGVDALQADEALPAAMKHYALSSGTVVVATGPVDLVTDGHTTWQLSNGHPLLAAITGSGCMLTALLGAFVGVVPKESPLSTYAEACVAAITSYNVAAEQAAQKADGPGTFQAALFDCLYDLESGAVDAAANVEVAPA, from the coding sequence ATGAAACTTGGTATCTGGTTGGATGCGGTCCGCCACGAGCGGCCGCTCGTTCACAATATCACCAATCTCGTCGTCAACAACATCGCGGCCAACGCGCTGCTCTGTGTTGGGGCGTCCCCGGTGATGGCTTATGCACACGAAGAGGTTGGAGAGATGGCGGGTATCGCCAAAGCCTTGTCGTTGAACATGGGGACACTGACGCCCGAAGTCGTCACGTCAATGCGCATCGCGGGGCGGGCTGCAAATGCCGCGGGCGTCCCGATTGTCTTCGATCCGGTCGGTGTCGGCGCGACTGGCTATCGGACGCAGGTCGCCACGGATCTGCTGCGCGCCGTCGACGTCTCTATTCTGCGCGCAAATGCGGGTGAGATGAGCGTCTTACTGGGCCTTGCAGGACAGGTGAAAGGTGTCGACGCACTACAGGCGGACGAGGCACTTCCAGCTGCGATGAAGCACTATGCGCTCTCGTCTGGCACGGTCGTTGTCGCCACGGGACCTGTCGATCTCGTCACGGACGGACACACCACTTGGCAACTATCGAACGGCCACCCGCTACTCGCCGCGATTACAGGGTCCGGGTGCATGCTCACCGCGCTTCTTGGCGCGTTCGTCGGAGTAGTGCCGAAGGAGAGTCCCTTGTCTACATACGCTGAAGCTTGTGTCGCTGCCATCACGAGCTACAATGTGGCCGCCGAACAGGCCGCACAGAAGGCGGATGGCCCTGGCACGTTCCAAGCGGCTTTGTTCGACTGCCTTTACGACTTGGAATCCGGAGCGGTCGATGCGGCTGCGAACGTGGAGGTGGCTCCAGCGTGA
- the thiE gene encoding thiamine phosphate synthase, with amino-acid sequence MRGNLYEALSLYVVTDEREDVDSLLTALERALAGGCTAVQLRRKREDGGRLVEIGRRIRELTNRYGALFFVNDRVDIALLTDADGVHIGQSDISCRDARKLMGKRWIGVSAGTLEEAKAAVSDGADYLGVGSIYPTSSKDDADLCGLSTLADIAQATALPIVAIGGIKASAVPEVIGHGADGIAVVSAVMSASDPQRAAVELKRLLAVLPGRIR; translated from the coding sequence GTGAGAGGCAACTTATACGAAGCGTTGAGCTTGTACGTCGTGACCGATGAGCGTGAGGACGTCGATTCCTTGCTCACGGCACTGGAACGGGCACTTGCCGGGGGATGCACCGCGGTGCAACTGCGTCGCAAACGGGAGGACGGCGGTCGACTTGTCGAGATCGGGCGGCGGATTCGTGAGCTCACCAACCGATACGGTGCTTTGTTCTTCGTCAACGATCGCGTCGACATCGCCCTCTTGACCGACGCGGACGGCGTCCATATCGGTCAAAGCGACATTTCCTGTAGAGATGCACGAAAGCTCATGGGGAAAAGGTGGATTGGGGTGTCGGCGGGCACGCTCGAGGAGGCCAAGGCGGCCGTCTCCGACGGCGCAGACTATTTGGGTGTCGGGTCGATTTATCCTACGTCCTCGAAGGATGACGCGGACCTTTGTGGTCTCTCGACATTGGCGGATATCGCGCAGGCTACTGCGTTGCCGATCGTCGCGATCGGCGGAATAAAGGCCAGTGCTGTCCCCGAGGTCATCGGTCACGGTGCGGACGGCATCGCCGTGGTGTCAGCTGTCATGAGCGCGAGTGACCCGCAGCGTGCCGCAGTGGAGTTGAAGCGGTTGCTTGCAGTACTTCCAGGGAGAATTCGCTAA
- a CDS encoding Rrf2 family transcriptional regulator codes for MNLTMFTDYSLRTLIYVAMKPEERLSNIQEIADVYGISANHLMKSVHKLGKLGLIQTIRGRNGGFRLAKPPEEINIGWVVREMEENWNLVECFDEQNGLCVLSPSCRLKNVLAEALKAYLAVLDKYTLADLVVNRKALGALLGMREAAKQSTSSDN; via the coding sequence GTGAATCTGACGATGTTTACGGACTATTCCTTGAGAACTCTGATTTATGTTGCGATGAAACCGGAAGAACGCCTGTCGAACATCCAAGAAATTGCCGACGTATACGGCATTTCGGCCAACCATTTGATGAAGAGCGTGCATAAGTTGGGCAAGCTCGGTCTGATTCAGACGATTCGTGGGCGCAATGGCGGCTTTCGACTCGCGAAACCGCCAGAGGAAATCAATATTGGTTGGGTTGTTCGAGAGATGGAAGAAAATTGGAACCTTGTAGAATGCTTTGACGAGCAAAACGGCCTATGCGTGCTGAGTCCGTCCTGCCGCCTCAAGAACGTACTTGCTGAAGCATTAAAAGCGTACCTGGCCGTACTCGACAAGTACACGCTCGCAGACTTGGTAGTAAACAGGAAGGCGCTTGGCGCTTTGTTGGGCATGCGGGAAGCAGCAAAGCAGTCGACGTCGTCCGATAATTGA
- a CDS encoding acyl-CoA thioesterase: MSQDAKYCNESRVVKTSHVFPPDTNVHNTLFGGRLMAYIDDCASLSATRHARYPCVTASTDSVDFLSPISMSDSVCLESYVTWTGRSSMEVFVKVIAENLMTGERRIAATSFLTFVALDKEKHPVVVPQVIPQTDEEKKLHETAPARAVLRKERREESRKLAEFLTTNKPW, translated from the coding sequence GTGAGCCAAGATGCAAAGTACTGTAATGAATCACGTGTGGTAAAGACCAGTCACGTTTTCCCACCTGATACCAACGTCCATAACACACTGTTTGGCGGACGTCTGATGGCGTATATTGATGACTGCGCATCTTTATCGGCGACGCGCCACGCGCGTTACCCTTGCGTGACAGCGTCCACGGACTCCGTGGACTTTCTGTCCCCAATTAGCATGAGCGATTCCGTATGTTTGGAGTCATATGTAACTTGGACAGGTCGTTCTTCCATGGAAGTATTCGTGAAAGTAATTGCGGAAAATCTCATGACTGGCGAACGCCGCATCGCCGCCACATCGTTTCTGACTTTTGTCGCTCTGGACAAAGAAAAGCATCCGGTGGTCGTCCCTCAGGTCATTCCGCAGACGGACGAGGAAAAGAAGCTCCATGAAACAGCTCCCGCTCGCGCGGTACTTCGGAAAGAGCGCCGCGAAGAGAGCCGCAAGTTAGCAGAATTTCTAACCACGAATAAACCCTGGTAA
- a CDS encoding homoserine dehydrogenase, producing the protein MDLEIGLLGCGTVGAGVVSLVRRRADKVAQMTGLRPTIKSILVRDLDKERGVVFDHERLTSRPEDVLQDDGIQIVIETIGGIEPAKTYILEALRRNKHVVTANKDLIAAHGPEILRVAEENHVSVLFEAAVGGAIPLVGPLKENLTANEVTDLKGIINGTTNFILSEMTSRLIDFEEALTMAQELGYAEADPSSDVDGLDAARKLVILSSIAFQTEVHLTDVRVEGIRHVRAKDVRYADELGYVIKLLAVGRDHGGELTLSVRPTLIPKVHPLAHVSDAYNALYVRGDAAGDLMFFGRGAGSMPTASAVVGDVIALVRNLKLGYVASSPQGTLSVKPVVDREDERYKYYVRLLAHDQPGVFARVAQLFGEAHASMETVLQKRVQSGCAEIVIVTHDISSAKSRYLVDQLQKLPQLHSVECVMPVEPVTE; encoded by the coding sequence ATGGATTTAGAAATTGGCCTACTCGGGTGCGGAACTGTTGGCGCCGGAGTGGTGTCCTTAGTACGGCGTCGCGCTGACAAGGTGGCTCAAATGACGGGCTTGCGTCCGACCATCAAGAGCATTCTGGTCCGGGACTTGGACAAGGAACGCGGTGTCGTGTTCGATCACGAGCGGTTGACTAGCCGGCCTGAGGATGTGCTTCAGGATGACGGCATTCAGATTGTCATTGAGACGATAGGCGGGATCGAACCCGCGAAGACATATATTTTGGAGGCACTGCGCCGCAACAAGCACGTGGTGACGGCGAATAAGGACCTCATCGCCGCGCATGGGCCAGAAATCCTTCGCGTCGCAGAGGAGAATCACGTCAGCGTCCTGTTTGAGGCGGCTGTGGGCGGCGCCATTCCGCTCGTGGGCCCCTTGAAGGAGAACCTGACGGCCAACGAAGTGACCGATCTAAAAGGGATCATCAACGGGACGACCAACTTCATTTTGTCAGAGATGACCAGTCGCCTCATCGATTTTGAAGAGGCGTTGACGATGGCTCAGGAGCTGGGGTATGCCGAAGCAGATCCGTCGAGTGACGTGGATGGCCTCGATGCGGCAAGAAAACTCGTCATTCTATCTTCTATCGCGTTCCAGACAGAGGTTCACCTCACCGACGTTCGCGTCGAGGGCATTCGGCACGTGCGTGCGAAGGACGTACGGTACGCAGACGAGCTAGGGTATGTCATCAAATTGCTGGCGGTCGGTCGAGACCACGGTGGGGAACTCACGCTGTCAGTGCGGCCGACACTCATCCCCAAAGTACATCCGTTGGCACACGTGTCAGACGCGTACAACGCCTTGTACGTGCGCGGCGATGCAGCTGGAGACCTGATGTTCTTCGGGCGCGGTGCCGGCAGCATGCCGACGGCGAGTGCGGTGGTCGGCGACGTCATCGCCTTGGTTCGGAATTTAAAACTCGGCTACGTGGCGAGTTCACCGCAGGGCACGCTCTCGGTAAAGCCGGTCGTAGACCGCGAGGATGAGCGGTACAAGTATTACGTGCGGCTTCTCGCACACGACCAGCCGGGCGTGTTCGCAAGAGTTGCACAGCTGTTTGGAGAGGCGCATGCAAGCATGGAAACCGTGTTGCAAAAGCGCGTACAGAGTGGCTGTGCCGAAATTGTTATTGTGACACACGACATCTCAAGTGCGAAGTCGCGCTACCTCGTCGACCAACTTCAAAAGCTTCCTCAGCTCCACTCCGTCGAGTGTGTCATGCCTGTAGAACCAGTCACCGAGTAA